The Halarchaeum grantii genome includes a window with the following:
- a CDS encoding DUF1611 domain-containing protein — MRIAILAHERFPDGAKTATGVLRYGQHDVVAVLDREHDGANASALRRDLPETPIVASFSDLDEPVDALLIGISPIGGGFDETWRPDVRAALRAGCDVISGLHYFLEDDSEFRSLAEENGCELWDVRRPPSDLGVADGVADEVEATVVATVGTDCGVGKMTTTLELVERARERGHDVAFVPTGQTGIMIEGWGYPIDRTISDFTAGAVEEMILERGNDHDYLFVEGQASIVHPAYSGVTAGILHGSQADDLVLCHAAGRENFHGFSQALPPVPEFVDLYESMAAPVGGGEVVAGALNTSTVADDDEAAAAVEAYADALGRPAADPVREGPDAILDAIL, encoded by the coding sequence ATGCGAATCGCCATTCTCGCCCACGAACGGTTCCCGGACGGCGCGAAGACCGCGACCGGCGTCCTCCGCTACGGCCAGCACGACGTCGTCGCCGTCCTCGACCGCGAGCACGACGGTGCGAACGCGAGCGCCCTCCGCCGCGACCTCCCCGAGACGCCCATAGTCGCCTCCTTCAGCGACCTCGACGAACCCGTCGACGCCCTCCTCATCGGCATCTCGCCCATCGGCGGCGGCTTCGACGAGACGTGGCGCCCCGACGTCCGGGCCGCCCTCCGGGCCGGCTGTGACGTCATCTCCGGGCTCCACTACTTCCTCGAGGACGACAGCGAGTTCCGGAGCCTCGCCGAGGAGAACGGCTGCGAGCTCTGGGACGTCCGCCGACCTCCGAGCGACCTCGGCGTCGCGGACGGCGTCGCCGACGAGGTCGAGGCCACCGTCGTCGCGACCGTCGGGACGGACTGCGGCGTCGGGAAGATGACGACGACGCTGGAACTCGTCGAGCGCGCCCGCGAGCGCGGCCACGACGTCGCCTTCGTCCCCACCGGCCAGACCGGTATCATGATCGAGGGGTGGGGCTACCCCATCGACCGTACCATCTCCGACTTCACCGCCGGCGCCGTCGAGGAGATGATCCTCGAACGCGGGAACGACCACGACTACCTCTTCGTCGAGGGGCAGGCGAGCATCGTCCACCCCGCGTACTCGGGCGTCACCGCGGGCATCCTCCACGGCTCGCAGGCCGACGACCTCGTCCTCTGTCACGCGGCGGGTCGCGAGAACTTCCACGGTTTCAGTCAGGCCCTCCCGCCGGTTCCCGAGTTCGTGGACCTCTACGAGTCGATGGCCGCGCCCGTCGGCGGCGGCGAGGTCGTCGCGGGCGCGCTGAACACGAGCACCGTCGCGGACGACGACGAGGCCGCTGCCGCCGTCGAGGCGTACGCGGACGCGCTCGGCCGGCCGGCCGCCGACCCGGTTCGCGAGGGCCCGGACGCCATCCTCGACGCGATCCTGTGA
- a CDS encoding Vms1/Ankzf1 family peptidyl-tRNA hydrolase, whose product MLDRLLGRASLKARIADLEDETESLRKQLEAESERRRDAVAARNEAEEVVNRLEDRIEELEDRVERAESGTETVLDYRRERTLRGDGLERVLRRLETLEAGAEGALTAMVPDEHAIPDAVTETLGDRTPLVERAAPCLVYADDAGVVACTLDPPVAPDAFRDWSDGFRVERDWFDPTGRYALALVRADLFAAGVYDATGESVERVAYRGFESDVKGAHSKGGFSQSRFERRRESQIDEHLDAARDALAELEAEHGYDALYVTGQTTLLGEFDADATAPSDASGSPRDALTSAADDFWSVPFHAL is encoded by the coding sequence ATGCTGGACCGACTCCTCGGCCGCGCGAGCCTGAAGGCGCGCATCGCCGACCTGGAGGACGAGACCGAGAGCCTCCGGAAGCAACTCGAGGCGGAGAGCGAGCGCCGCCGCGACGCCGTCGCCGCACGCAACGAGGCCGAGGAGGTTGTCAACCGCCTCGAGGACCGCATCGAGGAGCTCGAGGACCGCGTCGAGCGCGCCGAGAGCGGGACGGAGACGGTCCTCGACTACCGGCGCGAGCGCACGCTCCGCGGCGACGGCCTCGAGCGCGTCCTCCGGCGCCTCGAGACGCTCGAGGCCGGTGCGGAGGGCGCACTCACCGCGATGGTGCCCGACGAGCACGCGATTCCCGACGCCGTCACCGAGACGCTCGGGGACCGCACGCCGCTCGTCGAGCGCGCCGCGCCCTGCCTCGTCTACGCCGACGACGCCGGCGTCGTCGCCTGCACGCTCGACCCGCCCGTCGCCCCCGACGCCTTCCGGGACTGGTCCGACGGCTTCCGCGTCGAGCGCGACTGGTTCGACCCGACCGGCCGCTACGCGCTCGCGCTCGTCCGCGCCGACCTGTTCGCCGCCGGCGTCTACGACGCCACGGGGGAGTCCGTCGAGCGCGTCGCCTACCGCGGCTTCGAGAGCGACGTGAAGGGCGCGCACTCGAAGGGGGGGTTCTCCCAGTCGCGCTTCGAGCGCCGCCGCGAGAGCCAGATCGATGAGCACCTCGACGCCGCCCGCGACGCGCTCGCCGAACTCGAGGCCGAGCACGGCTACGACGCGCTCTACGTCACCGGCCAGACGACGCTCCTCGGCGAGTTCGACGCCGACGCGACCGCCCCGTCCGACGCCTCCGGCTCGCCCCGCGACGCGCTCACGAGCGCCGCCGACGACTTCTGGTCCGTGCCGTTCCACGCGCTCTGA
- a CDS encoding DUF5802 family protein, protein MFEVFSSGYYLGRLYVEPSDGDTAALQRRQHERVNAQLYADDGVARTDYPLVMKVGTRHYRVEGDADVPADTLVVPRETLEEAGIDNPPALSEVLLARSGHARRLYETGAV, encoded by the coding sequence ATGTTCGAGGTGTTCTCGTCCGGCTACTACCTCGGGCGGCTCTACGTCGAACCGTCCGACGGCGACACCGCCGCGCTCCAGCGGCGCCAACACGAGCGCGTCAACGCGCAACTCTACGCCGACGACGGCGTCGCGCGCACCGACTACCCGCTCGTCATGAAGGTCGGCACCCGTCACTATCGCGTCGAGGGCGACGCCGACGTCCCCGCCGACACCCTCGTCGTCCCGCGCGAGACGCTCGAGGAGGCGGGTATCGACAACCCGCCCGCCCTCTCGGAGGTCCTGCTCGCGCGCTCCGGCCACGCCCGCCGGCTCTACGAGACCGGCGCCGTCTGA
- a CDS encoding ArsR/SmtB family transcription factor — protein sequence MDSGALLDILGNENRRRILRLLARKPCYVTEISEYLGVSPKAVIDHLRKLEEAGLVESRTDEKRRKYFHIARNLRLEVTVSRHGFGAKSAYPASPDLDLTRCHYLSIDGVDLDGGDGDVNALADELAELEALERELSLAQRWVQGRLADAREDLAEELAADGREGLYAEVVAAVAGGAGDPAAIAQRVDAPEDVVEGALAALAERDVLEREGGSWSLTGSA from the coding sequence ATGGATTCCGGGGCACTCCTCGACATTCTCGGGAACGAGAACCGACGACGCATCCTGCGGTTGCTCGCGCGTAAACCCTGTTACGTCACCGAGATCAGTGAGTACCTCGGGGTCTCCCCGAAGGCGGTCATCGACCACCTCCGCAAACTCGAGGAGGCGGGTCTCGTCGAGAGCCGAACCGACGAGAAGCGACGGAAGTACTTCCACATCGCGCGCAACCTCCGCCTCGAAGTCACCGTCTCCCGGCACGGCTTCGGCGCGAAGTCCGCGTACCCGGCGAGCCCCGACCTCGACCTGACGCGCTGTCATTACCTCTCCATCGACGGCGTGGACCTCGACGGCGGCGACGGCGACGTGAACGCGCTCGCGGACGAGCTCGCGGAGCTCGAAGCCTTGGAGCGCGAGCTTTCGCTCGCCCAGCGGTGGGTACAGGGCCGACTCGCCGACGCACGCGAGGACCTCGCCGAGGAGCTCGCGGCGGACGGTCGCGAGGGCCTCTACGCGGAGGTGGTCGCGGCCGTCGCGGGCGGCGCGGGCGACCCGGCGGCCATCGCCCAGCGCGTCGACGCGCCGGAGGACGTCGTGGAGGGCGCGCTCGCCGCGCTCGCGGAGCGCGACGTGCTCGAGCGCGAGGGCGGCTCGTGGTCGCTCACAGGCTCCGCGTGA
- the gatD gene encoding Glu-tRNA(Gln) amidotransferase subunit GatD: MNTGDRVRVERDGLVNEGVLLPSSTSEHLVVKLDSGYNVGIEREGASTEVLESDVYAVDSNAGEEAGAGSEVEFDDDLPTIALISTGGTIASTVDYRTGAVTAQFDAEDVLRAVPDLAGRANYRGRVVANILSENMDPSIWRELAAAVHEEIENGADGVVVMHGTDTMQYSASVLSFMLDTPVPVVFTGSQRSADRPSSDNVMNAVCAVEAAKSDVAEVMVCMHATQSDDRCALHRGTRVRKGHTSRRDAFETVGGSPIGHVDYESERVEFDDAADLAARNETDLDIAPALEPDVELVTFTPGMDPAFFEVLEGAAGVVVAGTGLGHVHSDLVDVLGDLVDDGTTVVMTSQCLGGRVCDRVYDTGRDLLEAGVVEGEDLLPGTAKAKLMWALANTDSPEEAMRTPLAGELSERSVPEA, encoded by the coding sequence ATGAACACAGGGGACCGTGTCCGCGTGGAGCGCGACGGACTGGTGAACGAGGGCGTCCTCCTGCCGTCCTCGACGTCGGAGCACCTCGTCGTGAAGCTCGACAGCGGATACAACGTCGGCATCGAACGCGAGGGCGCGAGCACCGAGGTGCTGGAGTCCGACGTCTACGCCGTCGACTCGAACGCGGGCGAGGAGGCCGGCGCGGGCTCCGAGGTCGAGTTCGACGACGACCTCCCGACCATCGCGCTCATCTCCACCGGCGGGACCATCGCCTCGACGGTCGACTACCGGACGGGCGCCGTCACCGCGCAGTTCGACGCCGAGGACGTTCTCAGGGCCGTCCCGGACCTCGCCGGGCGCGCGAACTACCGGGGGCGCGTCGTCGCGAACATCCTCTCGGAGAACATGGACCCCTCCATCTGGCGCGAGCTCGCCGCCGCCGTCCACGAGGAGATCGAGAACGGCGCGGACGGCGTCGTCGTGATGCACGGGACGGACACGATGCAGTACTCCGCCTCCGTGCTCTCGTTCATGCTCGACACGCCGGTTCCCGTCGTCTTCACCGGGAGCCAGCGCTCGGCGGACCGGCCGTCCTCGGACAACGTGATGAACGCCGTCTGCGCGGTCGAGGCCGCAAAGAGCGACGTCGCGGAGGTGATGGTCTGCATGCACGCGACGCAGTCCGACGACCGCTGTGCGCTCCACCGGGGGACGCGCGTCCGGAAGGGCCACACGTCCCGTCGCGACGCCTTCGAGACCGTCGGCGGGTCGCCGATCGGGCACGTCGACTACGAGAGCGAGCGCGTCGAGTTCGACGACGCCGCCGACCTCGCGGCGCGCAACGAGACCGACCTCGACATCGCGCCCGCGCTGGAACCGGACGTCGAGCTCGTGACGTTCACGCCGGGGATGGACCCCGCGTTCTTCGAGGTGCTCGAGGGGGCGGCGGGCGTCGTCGTCGCGGGCACCGGCCTCGGGCACGTCCACTCCGACCTCGTGGACGTCCTCGGCGACCTCGTCGACGACGGCACGACGGTCGTGATGACCTCGCAGTGTCTCGGCGGCCGGGTCTGCGACCGCGTCTACGACACGGGTCGGGACCTCCTCGAGGCGGGCGTCGTCGAGGGCGAGGACCTCCTCCCCGGCACCGCGAAGGCGAAGCTGATGTGGGCGCTCGCGAACACCGACTCCCCCGAGGAGGCGATGCGGACGCCGCTCGCGGGCGAGCTCTCGGAGCGCTCCGTGCCCGAGGCCTGA
- a CDS encoding GNAT family N-acetyltransferase, whose amino-acid sequence MDIRRARRSDAAAVAAFTEETWAHGDYAADVFEGWVESDGADRRTLVAADEADEAVGVVQGVLLSEHEAWVQGLRVAPDARGSGTGSALLEAALDWAAERGAAVARCMVFSWNVQGLGGTRAVGFEPTCEFRWIHPEPDAGATPVGDVRDDPDAAWAFWSRSAARDRLAGLALDDDEPWALAELTRERLHEAAREDRLLVCHEAGVGTRGVALRARTDGLADGERAEYAVAAWRDGAACRDVLAAVARDAAAQDAEEARVLIPETARAVSDVATARVDVGDEPDFVLTCDLSART is encoded by the coding sequence ATGGACATCCGCCGCGCGCGCCGCTCGGACGCGGCCGCCGTCGCCGCGTTCACCGAGGAGACGTGGGCGCACGGCGACTACGCCGCGGACGTCTTCGAGGGGTGGGTCGAGTCGGACGGCGCCGACCGCCGGACGCTCGTCGCCGCCGACGAGGCGGACGAGGCGGTCGGCGTCGTGCAGGGCGTCCTGTTGAGCGAGCACGAGGCGTGGGTGCAGGGCCTCCGCGTCGCGCCGGACGCGCGCGGGAGCGGCACCGGGAGCGCGCTGTTGGAAGCCGCACTCGACTGGGCGGCCGAGCGCGGCGCGGCGGTCGCGCGCTGCATGGTCTTCTCGTGGAACGTGCAGGGCCTCGGCGGGACGCGGGCGGTCGGCTTCGAGCCGACCTGCGAGTTCCGCTGGATACACCCCGAGCCCGACGCGGGCGCGACGCCGGTCGGCGACGTCCGCGACGACCCGGACGCCGCGTGGGCGTTCTGGTCGCGCTCGGCGGCGCGTGACCGGCTTGCGGGTCTCGCACTCGACGACGACGAGCCGTGGGCGCTCGCCGAACTCACGCGTGAGCGCCTCCACGAGGCGGCGCGCGAGGACAGGCTCCTCGTCTGCCACGAGGCGGGGGTTGGGACGCGCGGGGTCGCGCTCCGCGCGCGGACCGACGGCCTCGCGGACGGCGAACGCGCCGAGTACGCGGTCGCCGCGTGGCGCGACGGCGCGGCGTGCCGGGACGTCCTCGCCGCCGTCGCACGCGACGCCGCCGCGCAGGACGCCGAGGAGGCGCGCGTGCTCATCCCGGAGACCGCGCGGGCGGTGAGCGACGTCGCGACGGCGCGCGTCGACGTCGGCGACGAGCCCGACTTCGTGCTGACGTGCGACCTGAGCGCGCGGACGTGA
- a CDS encoding ubiquitin-like small modifier protein 1, which yields MDWKLFADLAEVAGDDEPSVRVGDDATVRDALDALIDAHPALAERVLDDDGTPHEHVNLLRNGQRAELDERVDAGDELALFPPVSGG from the coding sequence ATGGACTGGAAGCTCTTCGCGGACCTCGCGGAGGTCGCGGGCGACGACGAGCCATCGGTGCGCGTCGGCGACGACGCCACCGTTCGGGACGCTCTCGACGCGCTCATCGACGCGCATCCCGCGCTCGCCGAGCGCGTCCTCGACGACGACGGCACCCCCCACGAGCACGTCAACCTCCTTCGGAACGGCCAGCGCGCCGAGTTAGACGAGCGCGTCGACGCCGGCGACGAACTCGCGCTCTTCCCGCCCGTCAGCGGCGGCTGA
- a CDS encoding TrkA C-terminal domain-containing protein has protein sequence MPATLAVVALPLQADAVDYVEILMRGALRIAGLGVFSFLVAAVVGAVYRWYFRQAAHVALGAFAGVSAVALYLNTKTALASVVANQSTIFDPGTVVFNVAVFSVAAAFGTPGAKAGERLAVEAFAFVGARELDGDVSQLVKAVGRVVAVEIPKDIEDVEGYDPVPEETKAEMRNKTLLFPRKLTVADLEARVAARLRDDYDVGYVDVDIDENGAVEYIGVGTRLAGIGPTLGPGMGATAVKADPPNNASPGDVVQVWKTDPERERVATAELRGVADDVVTLALDADDAERIAGGDYRLLTLPSDQNAERQFASVLRGADETMVTVTVDEGSPLAGATVGDVEATVAAVRPAAGSIEPIPSRTRVLGVGDVLYLVARPDVVRDIEVRASERAAEREGESDGGSPPTTP, from the coding sequence ATGCCCGCGACCCTCGCCGTCGTCGCCCTCCCGCTGCAAGCCGACGCCGTCGACTACGTCGAAATCCTGATGCGCGGCGCGCTCCGCATCGCCGGTCTCGGCGTCTTCAGTTTCCTCGTCGCCGCCGTCGTCGGCGCGGTCTACCGGTGGTACTTCCGGCAGGCCGCGCACGTCGCGCTCGGCGCCTTCGCCGGCGTGTCCGCCGTCGCGCTCTACCTGAACACGAAGACGGCGCTCGCGTCCGTCGTCGCGAACCAGTCCACCATCTTCGACCCCGGGACCGTCGTCTTCAACGTCGCCGTGTTCTCCGTCGCCGCCGCCTTCGGAACTCCCGGCGCGAAGGCGGGCGAGCGCCTCGCCGTCGAGGCGTTCGCGTTCGTCGGCGCGCGCGAACTCGACGGCGACGTGAGCCAACTCGTGAAGGCCGTCGGGCGCGTCGTCGCCGTCGAGATTCCGAAGGACATCGAGGACGTCGAAGGCTACGACCCCGTCCCCGAGGAGACGAAGGCGGAGATGCGCAACAAGACGCTGCTCTTCCCGCGCAAGCTCACCGTCGCCGACCTCGAAGCGCGCGTCGCCGCGCGCCTCCGCGACGACTACGACGTCGGCTACGTCGACGTCGACATCGACGAGAACGGCGCCGTCGAGTACATCGGCGTCGGCACTCGCCTCGCCGGTATCGGCCCGACGCTCGGGCCCGGGATGGGCGCGACCGCCGTGAAAGCCGACCCGCCGAACAACGCCAGCCCCGGCGACGTCGTGCAGGTCTGGAAGACCGACCCCGAGCGCGAGCGCGTCGCCACCGCCGAACTCCGTGGCGTCGCCGACGACGTCGTGACGCTCGCGCTCGACGCGGACGACGCCGAGCGGATCGCCGGCGGCGACTATCGGCTCCTCACGCTCCCGAGCGACCAGAACGCCGAACGCCAGTTCGCGTCCGTCCTCCGGGGCGCCGACGAGACGATGGTCACCGTCACCGTCGACGAGGGGAGTCCGCTCGCCGGCGCCACCGTCGGCGACGTCGAAGCCACCGTCGCCGCCGTCCGCCCCGCAGCCGGTTCGATCGAGCCGATCCCTTCCCGCACTCGCGTCCTCGGCGTCGGCGACGTCCTCTACCTCGTCGCGCGGCCGGACGTCGTCCGCGACATCGAGGTGCGCGCGAGCGAGCGCGCCGCCGAGCGCGAGGGCGAATCCGACGGTGGCTCGCCCCCGACGACACCCTGA
- a CDS encoding potassium channel family protein: MPLGLALDSFPMQVLLGLYLGVLTGIVPALVCFAFGFSFKYVTGLTIPGLGVVVLGVAIAGINGGLMAFNDPTILKSSNSVAVVTGLVVVLMLCFYAHAQGDKLGVSLPKHFSFKRLRERTLSKDVVDFVGGIGQVRVPVVGGVADMEGYPPLPADLREEIAGVDWTFPADLPLDELERRFEDRLRSEFDVADADVQIDAQARATVIVAPPLSGVSKRVPQGKRAVSLTAVIPTGVARGDDVTLTTSAGSCTGTVVAAKSGAKKEEKKEAGDTPPVATDGGATEAPAAKSTAPVTTGGEGRITVATDRASAETLLDAAEGAVVVTARGTRREFELLSLLRRTGNRMRRLTVRADGPLDATTIGEANVRDVYGVAVLAVRHDGSWTVAPRGDTAIAGGDDCFVVGPREKLSAFAEAVA, encoded by the coding sequence ATGCCGCTCGGTCTCGCGCTCGACTCGTTCCCGATGCAGGTGCTGCTCGGGCTCTACCTCGGCGTCCTCACGGGCATCGTCCCGGCCCTCGTCTGCTTCGCGTTCGGGTTCAGCTTCAAGTACGTCACCGGACTCACCATCCCCGGCCTCGGTGTCGTCGTCCTCGGCGTCGCCATCGCCGGCATCAACGGCGGGCTGATGGCGTTCAACGACCCGACGATACTCAAGTCCTCGAACAGCGTCGCCGTCGTCACCGGCCTCGTCGTCGTGTTGATGCTCTGCTTCTACGCGCACGCGCAGGGCGACAAACTCGGCGTGAGCCTCCCGAAGCACTTCTCCTTCAAGCGCCTCCGCGAGCGCACGCTCTCGAAGGACGTCGTCGACTTCGTCGGCGGCATCGGGCAGGTGCGCGTCCCCGTCGTCGGCGGCGTCGCGGACATGGAGGGCTACCCGCCGCTCCCCGCCGACCTCCGCGAGGAGATCGCCGGCGTCGACTGGACGTTCCCCGCCGACCTCCCGCTCGATGAACTCGAACGCCGCTTCGAGGACCGCCTGCGCTCCGAGTTCGACGTCGCGGACGCCGACGTCCAGATCGACGCGCAGGCGCGCGCCACCGTCATCGTCGCGCCGCCGCTCTCCGGCGTCTCCAAGCGCGTCCCGCAGGGCAAGCGCGCCGTCTCCCTGACCGCTGTCATTCCGACGGGCGTCGCGCGCGGCGACGACGTCACGCTCACCACGAGCGCCGGCAGTTGTACCGGCACCGTCGTCGCCGCCAAATCCGGCGCGAAGAAGGAGGAGAAAAAGGAGGCGGGCGACACGCCGCCGGTCGCGACTGACGGCGGCGCGACGGAGGCCCCCGCCGCGAAGTCCACGGCACCCGTGACCACGGGCGGCGAGGGTCGCATCACCGTCGCGACCGACCGCGCGTCGGCGGAGACCCTGCTCGACGCCGCGGAGGGCGCCGTCGTCGTCACCGCGCGCGGAACGCGCCGCGAGTTCGAGTTGCTCTCACTCCTCCGGCGCACGGGCAACCGGATGCGCCGGCTCACCGTCCGTGCCGACGGCCCGCTCGACGCCACCACCATCGGCGAGGCGAACGTCCGCGACGTGTACGGCGTCGCCGTCCTCGCGGTCCGCCACGACGGCTCGTGGACGGTCGCGCCGCGCGGCGACACCGCCATCGCCGGCGGTGACGACTGCTTCGTCGTCGGGCCGCGCGAGAAACTGAGCGCGTTCGCGGAGGCGGTGGCGTGA
- a CDS encoding NAD-binding protein has protein sequence MAFTSRRVLSTRAAVLLTTLVAVLSVVTGVVNILNPQFGPLVPDAVQQIAGFTGTLTGFLMVASALGMRRGLRAAWWSTVVLLPVTALQGLVQSSIYSVPLVALSVVSLPVVALTRSRFDRELSLSTSQLTAALILSGVLAYGTVGTYALREGFPGVNSLLDAFYYTLVTASTVGYGDITPKTPAATLFSLTVLVLGVAGFGLALSALLGPAIEARFASALGRMTQSQLESLEHHVIVAGYGELTESILEELAASRPFVVLVKEPAVAESLRERGLNVLTEDPSDASSLEHAGIDRADAVVAATNDDGQDALAILTARQLQPNIRIVAAASERENEEKLRAAGANTVISPAVIGGRLLVQSALGDENAEETAKQVSEGE, from the coding sequence ATGGCCTTCACGAGCCGGCGGGTGCTCTCGACGCGCGCTGCGGTGCTGTTGACGACGCTCGTCGCGGTGCTCTCCGTCGTCACCGGCGTCGTGAACATCCTCAACCCCCAGTTCGGGCCGTTGGTCCCGGACGCGGTCCAGCAGATAGCGGGGTTCACGGGCACGCTCACGGGCTTCCTGATGGTGGCGTCCGCGCTCGGGATGCGTCGGGGCCTCCGCGCGGCGTGGTGGTCGACGGTCGTCCTCCTGCCCGTGACGGCGCTTCAGGGCCTCGTGCAGTCCTCGATCTACTCGGTGCCGCTCGTCGCGCTCTCCGTCGTCTCCCTCCCCGTCGTCGCGCTCACGCGCTCGCGCTTCGACCGGGAGCTCTCCCTCTCGACGAGTCAGCTCACTGCGGCGCTGATCCTCTCGGGCGTCCTCGCGTACGGCACGGTCGGGACGTACGCGCTCCGCGAGGGGTTCCCGGGCGTGAACTCCCTGCTTGACGCCTTCTACTACACGCTCGTCACCGCGAGCACGGTCGGCTACGGCGATATAACCCCCAAAACGCCGGCGGCGACGCTCTTCTCGCTCACCGTCCTCGTCCTCGGCGTCGCCGGGTTCGGTCTCGCGCTCAGCGCCCTGCTCGGTCCCGCCATCGAAGCCCGCTTCGCCTCCGCACTCGGACGCATGACCCAGTCACAACTCGAATCCCTCGAACACCACGTGATCGTCGCCGGCTACGGCGAGCTCACCGAATCGATCCTCGAAGAACTCGCGGCGAGCCGGCCGTTCGTCGTGCTCGTGAAGGAGCCGGCGGTCGCCGAATCGCTCCGCGAGCGCGGCCTGAACGTCCTCACGGAGGACCCCTCGGACGCGTCCTCGCTCGAGCACGCGGGAATCGACCGCGCGGACGCGGTGGTCGCGGCGACGAACGACGACGGGCAGGACGCGCTCGCGATTCTGACGGCGCGCCAGCTCCAGCCGAACATCCGCATCGTCGCGGCGGCGAGCGAGCGCGAGAACGAGGAGAAGCTCCGCGCGGCGGGCGCGAACACCGTCATCAGCCCTGCGGTCATCGGCGGGCGCCTCCTCGTCCAGTCCGCGCTCGGCGACGAGAACGCCGAGGAGACGGCGAAACAGGTCTCGGAGGGCGAGTAG
- a CDS encoding HPP family protein, with protein sequence MLDGARRRLRRLRRRARALERRRSRDARHWLAETSNLTHVSVLLFVPLLIGFVTLLSNELQVLSFLLFPPLASGTYTLFADPEGRYANPWTFVGGMSLGAFCGWVAIELTALLTGPSASAGVATPGGLWEVHAWAAALAIFLAGALTWVLDLELPSAFSTALLVLLTDPGRFVSVAGITVSTSVVYVATVALSASVVAGVFAVWRHEFYERRARYLYSTTQADDHVLVPMRGETGDATAMFGARVAAAHDAGKVVLLDVVDDDAIAAAERRLLEEGETAAVEDADSVAETAEDVRERAERSAADEAAAELERCAARIETRVGVPCEVVVAVESDITVTSLLDAARDTNCDLVVTPLERDPDGTPTRFLRDLFRSDIDAIAFDSKTERTDWKRVMVPVRAAGQLAHAMVDYGQRLAGKVGTVSVCTCIGDERSRRTAESMLANLTETSDARCETRVSRASLDEFIERNESHYDLVVFGAHDYGSRFAVSQAFEWADETETDAAVVHTR encoded by the coding sequence ATGCTCGACGGCGCGCGACGACGGCTGCGGCGGCTTCGCAGACGAGCGCGCGCGCTCGAACGCCGCCGCTCGCGGGACGCGCGCCACTGGCTCGCGGAGACGAGCAACCTCACGCACGTCTCCGTCCTCCTCTTCGTCCCGCTGCTCATCGGCTTCGTCACCCTGCTCTCGAACGAACTGCAGGTCCTCTCCTTCCTCCTCTTCCCGCCGCTCGCCTCCGGGACGTACACGCTCTTCGCGGACCCCGAGGGGCGCTACGCGAACCCGTGGACGTTCGTCGGCGGGATGAGCCTCGGCGCCTTCTGCGGGTGGGTGGCCATCGAGCTCACCGCGCTCCTCACCGGCCCGTCCGCGAGCGCCGGCGTCGCGACCCCGGGCGGCCTCTGGGAGGTGCACGCGTGGGCGGCCGCGCTCGCCATCTTCCTCGCCGGCGCGCTCACGTGGGTGCTCGACCTCGAACTCCCCTCCGCGTTCTCCACCGCGCTCCTCGTCCTCCTCACCGACCCCGGGCGCTTCGTCAGCGTTGCGGGCATCACCGTCTCCACGAGCGTCGTCTACGTCGCCACCGTCGCGCTCTCCGCGAGCGTCGTCGCCGGCGTCTTCGCCGTCTGGCGCCACGAGTTCTACGAGCGGCGCGCGCGCTACCTCTACTCGACGACGCAGGCCGACGACCACGTCCTCGTGCCGATGCGCGGCGAGACCGGCGACGCCACCGCGATGTTCGGCGCGCGCGTCGCCGCCGCCCACGACGCCGGAAAGGTCGTCCTCCTCGACGTCGTGGACGACGACGCCATCGCCGCCGCCGAACGCCGCCTCCTCGAGGAAGGCGAGACGGCGGCCGTCGAGGACGCCGATAGCGTGGCCGAAACCGCCGAGGACGTTCGGGAGCGCGCCGAACGGAGCGCCGCCGACGAGGCCGCCGCCGAGTTGGAGCGTTGCGCCGCCCGCATCGAGACCCGCGTCGGCGTCCCCTGCGAGGTCGTCGTCGCCGTCGAGTCCGACATCACCGTCACCTCCCTCCTCGACGCCGCGCGCGACACGAACTGCGACCTCGTCGTGACGCCGCTCGAGCGCGACCCGGACGGCACGCCGACGCGCTTCCTCCGCGACCTCTTCCGGAGCGACATCGACGCCATCGCCTTCGACTCGAAGACCGAGCGCACCGACTGGAAGCGCGTCATGGTGCCCGTTCGGGCCGCCGGCCAACTCGCCCACGCGATGGTGGACTACGGCCAGCGCCTCGCCGGGAAGGTCGGTACCGTCAGCGTCTGCACCTGCATCGGCGACGAGCGCTCCCGCCGCACCGCCGAGTCGATGCTCGCGAACCTCACGGAGACGAGCGACGCGCGCTGTGAGACGCGCGTCTCGCGGGCCTCCCTCGACGAGTTCATCGAGCGCAACGAATCGCACTACGACCTCGTCGTCTTCGGCGCGCACGACTACGGCTCGCGCTTCGCCGTCTCGCAGGCCTTCGAGTGGGCCGACGAGACCGAGACGGACGCCGCCGTCGTCCACACGCGCTGA